The Coccidioides posadasii str. Silveira chromosome 3, complete sequence genome contains a region encoding:
- a CDS encoding uncharacterized protein (EggNog:ENOG410PGIZ~COG:S~TransMembrane:1 (o12-37i)), with amino-acid sequence MSFSYLAQEGRNVLSTLIHGVVGPTLVPAYLLLVSALRYRRIKQMQKEFNYPTRESLANMTDDDAWKILLIIGQLEFPFTYLKALQFALFRTYGIPTISGLLTKTSEFSKQQTAMKRYADTSVLIAEFVGNPPSSSRSREGIARMNYIHSVYRKSGKILDDDMLYTLSLFALEPARWIDRHEWRKLTDLEKCALGTFWKSVGDAMEIDYGKLPSSKEGFKDGLQWLDEIREWSEAYEKKHMVPHEYNNRTAEETVTILLWTVPRILRPLGRKMVYFLMDDRLRTAMMYERPGWIYRFIFSKIFTIRKLLLRYSALPRPDLFKVRRITTDPSEKPPHALLTWEGAPFYVKPTLWNRWGPSAWVKRLLQLPLPGDGGDTYFPNGYYTPDVGPRAFVGKGRDHYEQTTARLKTERRGQCPFGVAK; translated from the exons ATGAGTTTCTCATACCTTGCTCAAGAGGGGAGAAACGTCCTCTCAACGCTCATCCATGGAGTTGTTGGACCAACCCTCGTTCCGGCGTACCTGCTGCTGGTCTCCGCACTGCGATACAGGAGAATAAAGCAGATGCAGAAAGAGTTTAACTACCCTACAAGGGAGTCTTTGGCAAACATGACAGATGACGATGCGTGGAAGATTCTGCTTATCATCGGCCAGCTGGAGTTTCCTTTTACATACCTCAAAGCTTTGCAGTTTGCTTTATTTAGA ACTTATGGCATCCCTACTATATCTGGCCTTCTCACGAAAACTTCTGAATTCTCGAAGCAACAAACTGCGATGAAGCGCTATGCAGATACATCCGTCTTGATTGCCGAATTTGTGGGCAACCCGCCATCCTCTTCCCGAAGCCGCGAAGGTATCGCCCGCATGAACTACATTCACTCTGTATATCGCAAATCCGGCAAGATCCTCGATGACGACATGCTCTACACCCTCAGTCTCTTTGCGCTCGAGCCCGCCCGATGGATCGACCGACACGAATGGCGCAAACTAACCGACTTGGAGAAGTGCGCGCTGGGGACGTTCTGGAAGTCAGTTGGGGATGCAATGGAGATTGACTACGGGAAACTACCATCTTCCAAGGAGGGATTTAAAGACGGGCTACAATGGCTTGATGAAATCCGTGAATGGAGCGAAGCATACGAGAAGAAACATATGGTACCCCACGAATATAACAATCGGACTGCCGAAGAAACGGTTACGATTCTGCTTTGGACCGTTCCGCGTATACTCCGGCCCTTGGGGCGGAAGATGGTGTATTTTCTGATGGATGACCGTCTGCGCACTGCTATGAT GTACGAGCGCCCAGGCTGGATCTACCGTTTTATATTTTCGAAGATCTTCACTATTCGAAAGCTCCTCCTGCGCTATTCTGCCCTTCCCCGCCCAGACCTTTTCAAAGTGAGGCGGATCACCACCGATCCATCCGAGAAACCCCCTCATGCTCTCCTCACATGGGAGGGTGCACCTTTCTATGTCAAGCCAACATTATGGAACCGCTGGGGACCGTCCGCTTGGGTCAAGAGGCTGCTCCAGCTGCCTCTTCCTGGAGACGGAGGCGACACGTATTTTCCTAACGGCTATTACACACCTGACGTTGGACCCCGTGCGTTTGTGGGGAAAGGGCGTGATCATTACGAGCAGACGACGGCGCGATTGAAGACTGAGCGAAGGGGCCAGTGTCCGTTTGGCGTGGCGAAATAA
- a CDS encoding uncharacterized protein (EggNog:ENOG410PGIZ~COG:S~TransMembrane:3 (o12-37i274-294o300-319i)), giving the protein MSFSYLAQEGRNVLSTLIHGVVGPTLVPAYLLLVSALRYRRIKQMQKEFNYPTRESLANMTDDDAWKILLIIGQLEFPFTYLKALQFALFRTYGIPTISGLLTKTSEFSKQQTAMKRYADTSVLIAEFVGNPPSSSRSREGIARMNYIHSVYRKSGKILDDDMLYTLSLFALEPARWIDRHEWRKLTDLEKCALGTFWKSVGDAMEIDYGKLPSSKEGFKDGLQWLDEIREWSEAYEKKHMVPHEYNNRTAEETVTILLWTVPRILRPLGRKMVYFLMDDRLRTAMMYIAPFSFVDTSSLPPSFFLIIFLFFIFFFPSLSPRQLAL; this is encoded by the exons ATGAGTTTCTCATACCTTGCTCAAGAGGGGAGAAACGTCCTCTCAACGCTCATCCATGGAGTTGTTGGACCAACCCTCGTTCCGGCGTACCTGCTGCTGGTCTCCGCACTGCGATACAGGAGAATAAAGCAGATGCAGAAAGAGTTTAACTACCCTACAAGGGAGTCTTTGGCAAACATGACAGATGACGATGCGTGGAAGATTCTGCTTATCATCGGCCAGCTGGAGTTTCCTTTTACATACCTCAAAGCTTTGCAGTTTGCTTTATTTAGA ACTTATGGCATCCCTACTATATCTGGCCTTCTCACGAAAACTTCTGAATTCTCGAAGCAACAAACTGCGATGAAGCGCTATGCAGATACATCCGTCTTGATTGCCGAATTTGTGGGCAACCCGCCATCCTCTTCCCGAAGCCGCGAAGGTATCGCCCGCATGAACTACATTCACTCTGTATATCGCAAATCCGGCAAGATCCTCGATGACGACATGCTCTACACCCTCAGTCTCTTTGCGCTCGAGCCCGCCCGATGGATCGACCGACACGAATGGCGCAAACTAACCGACTTGGAGAAGTGCGCGCTGGGGACGTTCTGGAAGTCAGTTGGGGATGCAATGGAGATTGACTACGGGAAACTACCATCTTCCAAGGAGGGATTTAAAGACGGGCTACAATGGCTTGATGAAATCCGTGAATGGAGCGAAGCATACGAGAAGAAACATATGGTACCCCACGAATATAACAATCGGACTGCCGAAGAAACGGTTACGATTCTGCTTTGGACCGTTCCGCGTATACTCCGGCCCTTGGGGCGGAAGATGGTGTATTTTCTGATGGATGACCGTCTGCGCACTGCTATGATGTACATTGCTCCGTTTTCTTTTGTCGATACTTCTTCCTTGcccccttctttctttttaattatctttttattttttattttttttttcccttctctctctccgcGTCAATTGGCACTCTGA
- a CDS encoding uncharacterized protein (EggNog:ENOG410PGJZ~COG:P~TransMembrane:11 (i305-322o334-355i507-528o548-575i1000-1021o1027-1049i1070-1093o1113-1130i1150-1173o1185-1204i1319-1339o)~BUSCO:467at33183), translated as MSNRAEPDTPHSPSPLRRERAPTITIDTSAVNSTQVSNQEEGRGSSSESTRPGSSSLAAGQLIPSISPTELRPSPSLEGREYRESRPTSPHNVSSPTSKWIDSSSSNFLAVPGARSRGNSLDSEDAVNSSSLYGGDTVALSSSATDTPIKGSPEIEDITKVKDALAPDPGTEADFEVENNKFAFSPGQLNKMLNPKSLAAFYALGGLAGIEQGLRTNRDTGLSFDESLLDGTVSFEEVTRQGGSPNLKPNSHSPPPRVDTAHAESVSKSSGAFLDRKRIFSDNRLPAKKTKSILELAWIAYNDKVLILLSVAAVISLALGIYEAVTAKPGEPRVQWVEGVAIMVAILVVVVVGALNDWKKEQQFVKLNKKKEDRKVKVIRSGKSVEISVFDVLAGDVMHLEPGDLVPVDGIFIEGHNVKCDESSATGESDLLRKVPGDEVYRAIDNHESLKKLDPFILSGSKVSEGVGTFLVTATGVNSSHGKTLLSLQEEGQTTPLQSKLNILAEYIAKLGLAAGLLLFVVLFIKFLVRLRGIEGGSTEKGQAFLRIFIVAVTVIVVAVPEGLPLAVTLALAFATTRMLKDNNLVRLLRACETMGNATTICSDKTGTLTQNKMTVVAGTFGTASRFGDNVAAASSGPDQSENSQGTADSSEVPPAECIKTLSSDVKNVLKQSITLNSTAFEAEEDGEITFVGSKTETALLGFARDYLGLGSLNEERSNSEVVQLVPFDSGRKCMATVIKLQKGKYRMLVKGASEILISKCSRILRDPTADLSDIALSEKHRSTLNSMVMHYASQSLRTIGLVYNDYEQWPPRGVPTQEDDRRLASFDAVFKDLVFLGVVGIQDPLRPGVAESVRQCQKAGVFVRMVTGDNIITAKAIAQSCGIFTAGGIAMEGPKFRKLSSYQMNQIIPRLQVLARSSPEDKRILVSRLQKLGETVAVTGDGTNDAPALKGADVGFSMGIAGTEVAKEASAIILMDDNFNSIVKAMAWGRTVNDAVKKFLQFQITVNITAVFLTFISSVASNEESSVLTAVQLLWVNLIMDTFAALALATDPPPDTILDRKPEPKSAPLITPTMWKMIIGQSIYQLVVTLILNFAGKNILNYGHSEEDEARFRALIFNTFVWMQIFNQYNSRRIDNQINIFEGLLSNKWFIAIQFIITGGQVLIIFVGRTAFAVRPLNGTEWGVSVILGLISLPVAIIIRLIPDEFLRKLIPRLWSRKPRSPRVFVSDEDQRYEWNPALEEIRDQLQFLKTVRGGRLNHLKYKLQHPQTLLPRSRSGSRSRDHSVPPTPQGDNETEVNGRVPSTPDSRMRNRGRSRSNSAFGPAAAMAGIVAGSIAGWSPVERAGGENDSIKFSRSGPGALDQQEGIEIHPDTRDDDPVVSDYSTTSKIPPSQNPDLVPDFMHASSSNLQQPRRSNSRQSASRHSATSSAGNQPKI; from the exons ATGTCGAATAGAGCTGAGCCAGACACACCTCATTCTCCGAGCCCTCTACGACGTGAACGAGCTCCAACGATCACAATCGATACTTCCGCGGTCAATTCCACACAAGTCTCAAATCAGGAAGAAGGGAGAGGGTCATCGAGCGAAAGCACACGGCCCGGTTCGAGCTCGTTGGCTGCTGGGCAACTGATCCCGTCAATTTCACCGACTGAACTACGACCCAGTCCTTCTCTCGAAGGACGAGAATATCGGGAGAGTAGGCCGACTTCACCCCATAACGTCTCGTCACCGACTTCGAAATGGATTGATTCCAGCAGCTCGAATTTCCTGGCCGTTCCTGGAGCGCGGTCTAGGGGAAATTCATTGGATTCGGAAGATGCTGTGAATTCGTCTAGTTTGTATGGTGGGGATACTGTCGCTCTGTCTTCGTCTGCAACGGACACGCCGATAAAAGGGTCCCCGGAGATAGAAGATATTACAAAGGTCAAGGATGCGCTCGCACCGGATCCCGGTACTGAAGCCGATTTTGAGGTAGAAAACAACAAATTTGCTTTCTCACCGGGgcagttgaacaagatgTTGAACCCGAAAAGTCTGGCTGCATTCTACGCTCTCGGAGGGCTTGCTGGAATTGAACAAGGCTTAAGAACCAACCGCGATACTGGTCTCAGTTTTGATGAGAGTTTGCTGGATGGAACCGTGAGCTTTGAGGAGGTAACACGCCAAGGTGGCTCCCCGAATTTGAAGCCCAACTCTCATTCACCACCTCCGAGAGTGGATACAGCCCATGCGGAGTCCGTAAGCAAGAGCAGCGGTGCCTTCCTCGACCGAAAACGCATCTTTAGTGACAATCGATTGCCGGCCAAGAAAACGAAGTCTATTTTGGAACTTGCGTGGATTGCATACAACGATAAAGTCCTGATCCTACTCTCTGTCGCTGCAGTGATATCTCTTGCATTAGGTATCTATGAAGCAGTGACAGCCAAACCGGGAGAGCCAAGAGTCCAGTGGGTGGAAGGGGTTGCTATTATGGTTGCTATCTTAGTGGTCGTCGTTGTCGGGGCGTTGAATGACTGGAAGAAGGAACAACAATTCGTGAAACTCAATAAGAAAAAGGAGGATAGGAAAGTCAAGGTCATACGTTCCGGAAAGTCTGTTGAGATATCCGTGTTTGATGTCTTGGCTGGTGATGTGATGCATCTTGAACCTGGAGATCTTGTTCCGGTGGACGGTATCTTCATTGAGGGGCACAATGTGAAATGCGACGAATCTTCTGCCACCGGTGAATCAGACCTTTTACGAAAAGTTCCTGGCGACGAGGTTTACCGGGCAATTGACAACCATGAGTCTCTCAAAAAGTTGGATCCATTCATCCTATCCGGGTCTAAAGTCTCAGAAGGAGTTGGTACGTTTCTGGTTACGGCAACAGGTGTTAATTCCTCCCATGGCAAAACATTACTTTCGTTACAGGAAGAGGGCCAAACAACTCCACTGCAGTCAAAGCTCAATATACTAGCAGAATATATCGCCAAATTGGGCCTTGCTGCAGGATTGTTGCTATTCGTCGTGCTATTCATCAAGTTTCTGGTACGTCTACGGGGAATTGAGGGCGGCTCAACGGAAAAGGGCCAGGCTTTTCTTCGAATCTTCATCGTTGCAGTCACCGTTATCGTTGTTGCTGTGCCTGAAGGCTTACCTCTTGCCGTTACATTGGCCCTCGCCTTCGCAACCACCCGAATGTTGAAAGATAATAACTTGGTGAGACTGCTAAGAGCATGTGAAACCATGGGCAACGCTACAACTATTTGTTCCGATAAAACTGGCACACTTACCCAAAACAAGATGACTGTTGTCGCTGGCACCTTTGGCACTGCTTCTCGATTCGGCGACAATGTTGCTGCTGCATCTAGTGGACCTGATCAGTCAGAAAACAGTCAAGGAACCGCAGACTCCAGTGAAGTCCCGCCGGCTGAATGCATTAAAACATTGTCATCAGATGTGAAGAATGTTCTGAAGCAGAGCATCACATTGAACTCGACGGCGTTCGAAGCGGAGGAGGACGGCGAAATCACTTTCGTGGGCTCTAAAACGGAAACGGCATTGCTAGGGTTTGCACGCGATTACCTAGGATTAGGCTCTCTAAATGAAGAAAGGTCCAATTCTGAGGTGGTACAGCTTGTTCCATTTGATTCTGGTCGGAAATGTATGGCCACGGTTATCAAACTCCAGAAAGGAAAGTATCGAATGCTGGTGAAAGGCGCCTCCGAAATCCTTATCTCCAAATGTTCAAGGATACTGCGGGATCCCACGGCCGATCTTTCTGATATTGCTCTCTCAGAAAAACACCGTTCAACTCTCAACAGCATGGTCATGCATTATGCATCGCAGTCCCTCCGTACTATCGGATTGGTATACAACGATTATGAGCAATGGCCCCCCCGCGGAGTTCCAACCCAAGAGGACGATCGTCGACTTGCTTCTTTTGACGCTGTCTTCAAAGACCTCGTTTTCTTGGGTGTTGTCGGCATTCAAGACCCGCTTCGCCCTGGCGTGGCTGAATCCGTCCGGCAGTGTCAGAAAGCCGGTGTCTTTGTACGAATGGTTACCGGAGATAATATTATAACTGCGAAAGCAATTGCGCAATCGTGTGGGATTTTCACCGCTGGTGGAATTGCTATGGAGGGTCCTAAATTTCGAAAGTTGAGTTCTTATCAGATGAACCAGATCATTCCAAGATTGCAGGTTCTTGCGCGATCAAGCCCGGAAGACAAGCGAATTTTGGTATCTCGACTTCAAAAGCTCGGTGAAACGGTGGCAGTAACCGGTGATGGCACCAATGATGCCCCTGCTTTGAAAGGAGCTGATGTGGGATTCTCGATGGGTATTGCTGGAACTGAGGTTGCAAAAGAGGCGTCGGCCATCATTCTCATGGATGACAACTTTAATTCTATCGTTAAGGCAATGGCCTGGGGTCGAACCGTCAACGACGCTGTTAAGAAGTTTCTGCAG TTCCAAATTACTGTGAACATCACTGCGGTCTTCTTGACGTTCATCTCGTCTGTCGCCAGTAACGAAGAATCTTCTGTACTTACCGCCGTTCAGCTCTTATGGGTCAACCTCATCATGGACACCTTTGCTGCCTTAGCTCTTG CAACGGATCCGCCGCCGGATACTATTCTTGACCGCAAACCGGAGCCGAAATCGGCGCCTCTAATTACTCCGACAATGTGGAAAATGATCATAGGCCAGTCGATATATCAGCTAGTCGTGACCCTTATCCTCAACTTCGCGGGCAAAAACATTCTTAACTACGGCCATTCTGAGGAAGACGAAGCACGATTCCGTGCTCTAATTTTCAATACGTTCGTTTGGATGCAAATTTTCAACCAATACAA CTCCCGGCGTATTGACAACCAAATCAATATTTTTGAAGGATTACTCAGTAACAAATGGTTCATTGCTATTCAGTTTATCATCACAGGAGGTCAGGTTCTGATCATTTTCGTGGGTCGCACCGCGTTCGCTGTCCGTCCCCTCAATGGAACGGAGTGGGGTGTTTCCGTGATTCTCGGTCTCATATCGCTACCTGTTGCGATCATCATTAGACTGATACCAGATGAGTTCCTCCGCAAACTGATACCCCGTTTGTGGTCCCGGAAACCTCGCAGTCCTCGAGTGTTTGTCTCTGATGAGGATCAACGATATGAATGGAACCCGGCATTGGAAGAGATCCGTGATCAGCTACAATTCTTGAAAACGGTGCGAGGTGGAAGACTCAACCATCTTAAGTATAAGCTTCAGCACCCACAGACGTTGCTTCCTCGGTCGCGAAGTGGTTCAAGGTCCCGAGACCATTCGGTTCCTCCAACTCCACAAGGCGATAATGAAACTGAGGTCAACGGTCGCGTCCCATCAACGCCAGATTCACGCATGAGGAACCGTGGTCGCTCGAGGTCAAATTCTGCATTTGGTCCTGCTGCTGCTATGGCAGGTATAGTTGCGGGAAGTATTGCAGGCTGGTCTCCTGTTGAAAGAGCCGGGGGTGAAAATGATTCGATTAAATTTTCACGGTCGGGTCCCGGGGCCCTCGATCAGCAGGAAGGTATTGAAATACATCCTGACACTCGGGATGACGACCCCGTTGTCAGCGATTATTCTACCACCAGCAAGATACCTCCAAGCCAGAATCCGGATTTAGTTCCAGACTTCATGCACGCATCCTCTTCTAATCTACAGCAACCTCGCCGGTCAAATTCCCGCCAATCTGCATCTAGGCATTCGGCGACGTCGTCTGCTGGAAACCAACCAAAGATATAA
- the NUP84_1 gene encoding Nucleoporin nup84 (EggNog:ENOG410PM2X~COG:U,Y) — translation MSSGKTVAEQLCIHARTVEDLELLISTLDAMERWGNLSDEYLELSNPERKREFQQMLQQAIDDVTENVNPLCQDWLCRPLNEEEAAEFDLIRTAYLPEIILMYHNSLYLAGCTIGREILAQCMSLSIAIAGSQTLTECFVSAGRMRELVRALAMSSMAIMTLKDPKLKKKLPRNATLDIWKIKPIEEDAVGLTQHWKKG, via the exons ATGAGCTCAGGCAAGACAGTTGCTGAACAGTTATGTATACATGCACGGACCGTGGAAGACCTGGAATTACTCATCAGCACATTGGATGCCATGGAACGCTGGGGTAACCTTAGTGATGAGTACCTTGA GCTCTCTAATCCGGAGCGAAAAAGAGAATTCCAGCAAATGTTGCAGCAGGCCATCGACGACGTTACAGAGAACGTCAATCCTCTTTGTCAGGATTGGCTTTGTCGGCCATTAAATG AGGAGGAAGCCGCCGAATTTGACTTGATACGGACTGCATACCTCCCGGAAATTATCCTCATGTATCACAATTCTCTTTATCTCGCTGGATGCACCATTGGTCGTGAAATTCTTGCCCAGTGCATGAGTCTTTCAATCGCGATTGCCGGGTCACAGACTCTAACTGAATGCTTTGTGTCGGCGGGCCGAATGCGCGAGCTAGTCCGCGCTTTGGCTATGTCTAGTATGGCTATTATGACCTTAAAGGACCctaaattaaagaagaaactTCCGCGAAACGCAACGCTTGATATTTGGAAGATTAAGCCTATCGAGGAAGATGCTGTTGGTCTTACTCAACACTGGAAAAAGGGCTAG
- the NUP84_2 gene encoding Nucleoporin nup84 (BUSCO:191296at4751~EggNog:ENOG410PM2X~COG:U,Y~BUSCO:1163at33183), giving the protein MAAFSHSLRDGRDSVLSNGSSMIPHDAEIIEIDDDSDGEVQDKEVPMNEDDEEISEGDEDDEEDEIEEEEDYDEDEDREMRFENGEEDEAEEEESVRDSHENEEEAEELPSEYGGTNGTHSIEEPYPNWKARIEGHTSRSPAFTPSNLLSSDIKQALHPLQDMAERVLKQIESFAHNLDQFRRQSPTPHEPRAFREACKLVKTYQSIAENNARDLSKADRSQKPKRSTQEEKESENVADEVEEQIARWQREAETWDLLSQLLLIADPETRERAEQCQETALQSLHRYSSDQEVWENFLETDLFARECVIVLQWLEKTARSANGRDSVVSELDKDTDRDQGLWAHGWLYTKETIKGAKRLRSWPQPLDPEDSRVTSSLLGSERQAPLITQLDPDAIIRQGLGLQKQDQVHEQAAWLTCWKMLRSGRSWSEIRAWSQERLESWRAISVFGASLHPNSKSTSLPDTGLSRMMSCRSQQSWKSACSVLASDPHVDRYERAVYALLCGETKPAYAVCQSWDDFLYVFYNHMVLSRYSDFCKQFLRKLGLPSNTKVLVNIEPPNHDGIRYFLSNIRKDERFAEESKNFYRQIQAAILSQNYDYFFYNHAIAKSKYVEHINGPSLLPLQPPPGMTQDPLLTAPDNESSLRIIAHLYLLLSFVGIFRVESHLLDQYGLNVIKYVEVLREKDKMDLIPLYASLLPETMGQATLGIVLINVLGEGERQVLLQRMRAFGINVSGVLSCQWQWALAGTDIDVKKPIKIAGKFVTEQKPGSISALNKDIIGRDVPLRHERLIRCMEWYRFVGTEWPTLCVNIAYLYKRFLSKAKSHVLFEGLRLMVYLVPRAYAARDCA; this is encoded by the exons ATGGCGGCCTTTTCGCATTCTTTGAGGGATGGCCGAGACTCGGTGCTATCTAAT GGCTCGTCCATGATTCCTCACGACGCGGAAATCATCGAAATAGATGACGATAGCGATGGAGAGGTCCAGGATAAAGAGGTGCCTATGAACGAAGATGACGAAGAGATAAGCGAAGGGGACGAAGACGACGAGGAGGACGAAatcgaggaagaggaagattaTGACGAGGATGAGGACCGCGAAATGAGGTTCGAAAATGGCGAAGAGGATGAAGctgaggaggaagaaagtGTGAGAGATTCTCACGAAaacgaagaagaagctgaagagcTTCCTAGTGAGTATGGCGGGACCAATGGGACTCACTCGATTGAAGAGCCGTATCCCAACTGGAAAGCCAGGATAGAAG GCCATACATCGCGGTCTCCGGCATTTACTCCCTCGAATCTACTCAGCTCCGACATTAAGCAGGCTCTACACCCACTGCAAGATATGGCCGAGCGCGTCCTCAAGCAAATCGAATCATTTGCGCATAACCTAGATCAGTTTCGACGACAGTCTCCTACCCCCCATGAACCTAGAGCATTCCGCGAAGCGTGCAAATTGGTCAAAACCTACCAATCTATAGCTGAAAACAATGCCCGCGACCTCTCGAAAGCCGACCGATCTCAAAAGCCAAAGAGATCGAcccaagaagaaaaggaaagcgAGAATGTAGCGGACGAGGTCGAGGAACAGATAGCGCGCTGGCAGCGTGAGGCGGAGACTTGGGATTTACTATCCCAGCTCCTTTTGATCGCCGATCCCGAGACACGAGAGCGGGCAGAACAATGCCAAGAAACCGCTTTACAGTCTCTCCATAGGTACTCTTCCGACCAAGAAGTCTGGGAAAATTTCCTTGAAACCGATCTTTTTGCCCGTGAGTGTGTTATCGTCCTACAATGGCTTGAGAAGACCGCAAGGTCGGCGAACGGACGAGATTCTGTTGTCTCCGAATTGGACAAGGACACCGACCGTGACCAAGGGTTATGGGCTCATGGTTGGCTCTACACAAAAGAAACCATTAAAGGCGCAAAACGTTTACGATCTTGGCCCCAGCCGTTGGATCCAGAGGACTCTCGCGTGACGTCGTCACTGCTAGGATCAGAGCGGCAAGCACCTTTAATCACGCAACTGGACCCTGATGCAATTATTCGGCAGGGATTGGGGCTACAGAAACAGGATCAGGTTCATGAACAAGCAGCGTGGCTGACCTGTTGGAAGATGCTAAGGTCAGGCCGGAGTTGGAGTGAAATTCGGGCTTGGTCTCAAGAACGCCTTGAAAGCTGGAGAGCCATTAGCGTTTTTGGCGCTAGCTTGCACCCAAATTCAAAGTCTACTAGCCTCCCTGATACTGGCCTTTCCCGAATGATGAGCTGCCGGTCTCAGCAATCTTGGAAGTCTGCGTGTTCCGTTCTGGCTAGTGATCCCCATGTCGATAGATATGAAAGGGCCGTCTATGCGTTACTTTGTGGTGAAACCAAGCCAGCGTACGCGGTATGCCAGAGTTGGGATGATTTTCTTTACGTCTTCTACAACCATATGGTTCTTAGCCGATACAGCGACTTTTGCAAGCAGTTTCTTCGGAAACTCGGTCTTCCCTCCAACACGAAAGTCCTTGTTAATATCGAACCTCCCAATCATGATGGCATCCGTTATTTTCTATCCAACATTAGAAAAGATGAGCGGTTTGCAGAGGAGTCAAAAAACTTCTACCGCCAGATTCAGGCAGCAATTTTAAGCCAGAATTACGATTACTTCTTTTATAACCACGCAATCGCGAAATCGAAGTACGTGGAGCATATCAACGGGCCGAGTTTACTACCATTGCAACCACCCCCTGGCATGACACAAGACCCTCTGTTAACTGCCCCTGACAATGAATCTTCGCTGCGCATTATTGCTCATCTATATTTACTGTTGAGCTTCGTTGGAATTTTCCGTGTTGAATCTCACCTCCTGGACCAGTATGGTCTTAATGTGATCAAATATGTGGAAGTTCTCCGAGAAAAAGATAAGATGGACCTGATACCTCTCTATGCATCTCTATTGCCGGAGACTATGGGTCAAGCCACCCTCGGGATAGTCCTGATCAATGTACTGGGCGAAGGAGAACGACAAGTTTTGCTACAGAGGATGAGAGCCTTCGGAATTAATGTTTCCGGTGTTTTGAGCTGCCAATGGCAGTGGGCTCTCGCTGGAACGGATATTGATGTTAAGAAACCTATCAAGATCGCGGGAAAATTCGTAACTGAACAAAAGCCTGGATCGATTTCTGCCCTGAACAAGGACATTATTGGTCGAGATGTGCCTCTAAGGCATGAACGATTAATCCGCTGTATGGAGTGGTACCGTTTTGTTGGCACTGAATGGCCAACTTTATGCGTGAACATCGCCTACTTGTACAAACGATTCCTCAGTAAGGCTAAATCACATGTGCTATTCGAGGGGCTACGACTAATGGTATATCTCGTTCCTAGGGCGTACGCAGCTCGCGACTGCGCGTGA
- a CDS encoding uncharacterized protein (EggNog:ENOG410PQVP~COG:O~BUSCO:16503at33183) produces the protein MDPQVDEAPQHLNIKVTDNNNEVFFKIKRTTQLKKLMDAFCERQGRQLTTVRFLFDGTRVRPEDSPDTLDMQDGDTLEVHQEQIGG, from the exons ATGGATCCTCAGGTCGATGAAGCCCCCCAACACCTGAATATCAAGGTCACGGACAACAACAATGAagttttcttcaaaatcaAGAGAACTACGCAGCTGAAAAAGTTGATGGACGCCTTTTGTGAGCGGCAGGGCCGCCAGCTCACAACAGTTCGCTTCCTCTTTGATGGCACCAGGGTTAGACCAGAGGATTCCCCAGACACC CTCGACATGCAAGATGGTGACACTCTAGAAGTGCACCAAGAGCAGATTGGTGGCTGA
- a CDS encoding uncharacterized protein (EggNog:ENOG410PSUY~COG:S), with translation MAPEGSTLNSGAAHPQKPKRKSKSKVADSWEDESVSSEPSEDEKDEKATNATSSPQGQAYHSDVPSFAASSTPQWSSPDPRNPDSDSPRRRPEKQTAVASRIISSALGVRAKRTEEQKAYDRAMLENERRKRERERELARQRREDEEKAKQAVWES, from the exons ATGGCTCCCGAAG GTTCTACGCTTAATTCCGGCGCAGCTCACCCCCAGAAACCTAAGCGCAAGTCGAAATCCAAGGTGGCGGACTCCTGGGAAGACGAGTCGGTGTCCTCAGAGCCTTCAGAGGACGAAAAGGATGAGAAGGCGACCAACGCCACGTCGTCGCCACAAGGACAGGCGTATCATAGCGATGTCCCTTCCTTCGCGGCCTCATCGACACCCCAATGGAGCTCTCCGGATCCGCGCAACCCAGACTCAGACTCCCCGCGGAGACGACCAGAAAAGCAGACTGCCGTCGCAAGTCGAATAATAAGCAGCGCTCTGGGTGTGCGCGCGAAGAGGACAGAGGAGCAGAAGGCTTATGATCGCGCCATGTTGGAGAACGAGAGGAGAAAACGCGAGCGCGAACGGGAGCTTGCGAGGCAGAGGCGCGAAGACGAGGAGAAAGCCAAACAGGCTGTTTGGGAGTCGTAA